One part of the Aspergillus luchuensis IFO 4308 DNA, chromosome 5, nearly complete sequence genome encodes these proteins:
- a CDS encoding uncharacterized protein (COG:S;~EggNog:ENOG410PPY1;~InterPro:IPR002523;~PFAM:PF01544;~TransMembrane:2 (o351-376i388-410o);~go_component: GO:0016020 - membrane [Evidence IEA];~go_function: GO:0046873 - metal ion transmembrane transporter activity [Evidence IEA];~go_process: GO:0030001 - metal ion transport [Evidence IEA];~go_process: GO:0055085 - transmembrane transport [Evidence IEA]) — MLSIFQDQSLLDPFKREAPGKPTPLIPHTFTVDVLDSVQAPDGRYQLIPRKVTMPELGKLPVPVLRIIFSPLDLPSSATAQGLLWLFDHYAAPSAFLAGRLRSVTHSFGALNSINGYNCSWFHYLCKNITVIHDAHGTARISDPRPGAPQMQHGDSTWIRSGYFLRWAVGPNCGPEVTLLCFEASKSLKERLKHISPSSIPTNVVRDPYSLFAIIFEELSLQMDNTVWDVMDVFRQIELNTLTAMKDRESFTGLHNVSKHILFLQESAEATMLTLKRLSWHHQQMLENIPDLDRHATEMAQGMLMHVETQFQSISLRLKGLEKRMNNIIALSFHLVTQDGNRIMQADSSSMATIAFVTLVFLPVSTVSTIFGNQFFNFDPVTIRMSQSFWIFWVVSVSLTVLVSLVWRVITKGLPPGLYDAFNMRKGR; from the exons ATGTTGTCTATTTTTCAAGATCAGTCGCTTTTGGATCCTTTTAAGCGCGAAGCTCCCGGCAAACCCACGCCTTTGATCCCCCACACGTTCACTGTGGACGTACTAGATTCGGTCCAGGCGCCTGATG GTCGTTACCAATTAATTCCGCGAAAGGTCACTATGCCTGAACTAGGGAAATTGCCTGTACCTGTACTCCGAATCAT CTTCTCGCCCCTGGATCTGCCAAGTAGCGCCACTGCTCAAGGACTTCTCTGGCTCTTTGATCACTATGCTGCGCCGTCTGCATTCCTTGCGGGCCGGTTGCGGTCGGTAACACACTCATTTGGGGCTTTGAACTCCATAAATGGCTATAATT GCTCCTGGTTCCACTATTTGTGCAAGAACATCACGGTGATTCATGATGCTCATGGCACCGCGCGGATATCCGATCCCAGGCCGGGAGCACCACAGATGCAGCACGGCGACTCGACGTGGATACGGTCAGGGTATTTTCTGCGATGGGCAGTGGGTCCGAATTGTGGTCCAGAAGTGACGCTTCTCTGTTTCGAAGCGTCGAAATCTCTCAAAGAACGTCTCAAACATATTTCACCATCGTCAATACCAACCAACGTCGTCCGTGACCCGTACAGCCTCTTTGCTATCATCTTCGAGGAGCTGTCTTTGCAAATGGACAATACGGTTTGggatgtgatggatgtgttTCGCCAGATCGAACTG AACACCTTGACCGCGATGAAGGATAGGGAGTCTTTCACTGGGCTACATAATGTTTCAAAGCATATCCTGTTTCTCCAAGAGAGCGCCGAAGCTACAATGCTCACTCTGAAAAGGTTATCCTGGCACCATCAACAAATGCTAGAAAACATCCCTGACTTGGACCGCCATGCCACTGAAATGGCACAGGGAATGCTGATGCACGTGGAGACTCAGTTCCAGTCCATTAGCCTGCGGTTGAAGGGTCTTGAAAAACGGATGAACAATATCATTGCATTG TCCTTCCACCTCGTCACGCAAGACGGCAATCGAATTATGCAGGCAGATAGCAGTTCTATGGCCACCATTGCGTTCGTCACACTCGTATTTCTTCCAGTGTCGACAGTATCA ACTATATTCGGAAATCAATTTTTCAATTTCGACCCTGTTACGATCCGTATGTCCCAaagcttctggatcttctggGTAGTGTCCGTTTCGCTGACCGTCCTGGTTTCTCTCGTATGGCGTGTTATCACTAAGGGCTTGCCGCCCGGATTGTACGATGCGTTTAATATGAGAAAGGGGAGGTGA
- a CDS encoding uncharacterized protein (TransMembrane:7 (o12-34i46-71o91-108i129-147o159-182i194-217o237-257i)), producing MVARSYETPIIVSLVFSIIAGIVSLGSVFGSCLIRRPTHNPKAIPFKSLFILLLSQTIHIAFTIYSLFRILRDAPPETAEAMKIIPQICKYLQSILILNVLYRLIHAYQAQNCNDITKTILRSQMHGSTLVSLVIISIPHFITWLLSQLGYDTDYQHSTYGLQLAFDGIVMIASLHISFKIFTIIQKLNNARRFSMNGASSLAVGWFFFFTYSLSLLIGDSKGQGTPMTDNMNYEEIVPFICITGQSIGIVHCCMQVHKLGIYGLFRPSSANDERAHILTGSNEEML from the exons ATGGTCGCGCGAAGCTATGAAACGCCAATCATTGTCTCTTTAGTCTTTTCTATAATAGCTGGAATTGTTTCTCTGGGGTCTGTCTTTGGTTCATGTCTAATAAGACGGCCGACGCATAATCCAAAAGCAATACCGTTTAAatctctcttcatcctccttctaAGTCAAACAAT ACATATAGcatttactatttattcgCTATTCAGAATTCTGAGAGACGCACCACCAGAAACCGCTGAAGCCATGAAAATCATCCCTCAGATCTGCAAATATCTGCAGAGTATACTTATCCTGAATGTATTATACCGGCTTATACATGCCTACCAGGCGCAAAATTGTAACGATATTACAAAGACGATTCTTCGGTCACAAATGCACGGCAGTACTTTGGTGAGCCTCGTTATTATATCCATCCCACATTTCATTACCTGGTTATTGTCACAACTTGGATACGACACAGACTATCAGCATTCGACTTATGGGCTCCAACTTGCGTTCGACGGTATCGTTATGATCGCTTCTCTACATATTTCGTTCAAGATATTCACAATCATCCAAAAGCTAAACAATGCCCGACGTTTTTCTATG AATGGAGCTTCCTCTCTAGCTGTTGGGtggttcttctttttcacctACAGTCTATCTCTTCTCATTGGTGATAGCAAGGGGCAGGGAACACCTATGACGGACAACATGAATTATGAAGAAATAGTGCCGTTTATCTGCATAACAGGGCAATCCATAGGCATTGTCCATTGTTGCATGCAGGTGCATAAATTAGGCATCTATGGCTTATTCAGGCCATCTTCTGCGAACGATGAGCGGGCGCACATACTTACGGGCTCTAACGAGGAAATGCTCTAG